A DNA window from Drosophila virilis strain 15010-1051.87 chromosome 4, Dvir_AGI_RSII-ME, whole genome shotgun sequence contains the following coding sequences:
- the LOC6635721 gene encoding RING-box protein 1, translating to MEDTSESSCSALHTAETDSEHQTPSQSEANAMETEEQEEHEELDEQEEKPMCSADSQKSKKRFTVKKWNAVAMWAWDIAVDTCAICRNSIMDLCIECQADPNQNSFEECTVAWGVCNHAYHFHCISRWLKSRSVCPLDNREWEFQKLGR from the exons atGGAAGACACAAGCGAATCGAGTTGCTCTGCACTCCACACAGCAGAGACGGACAGCGAACATCAGACGCCGAGTCAGAGCGAGGCGAATGCGATGGAAACCgaggagcaggaggagcaCGAGGAGCTGGACGAGCAGGAGGAGAAGCCGATGTGCAGTGCCGACAGCCAGAAGAGCAAGAAGCGATTTACGGTCAAGAAATGGAATGCGGTGGCCATGTGGGCCTGGG ATATTGCTGTGGACACTTGCGCGATTTGCCGCAATTCCATAATGGATCTTTGCATCGAATGCCAGGCCGATCCGAATCAGAATTCCTTCGAGGAGTGCACCGTCGCCTGGGGTGTCTGTAACCATGCCTACCATTTCCATTGCATCTCACGCTGGCTCAAGTCCCGCTCCGTCTGCCCGCTGGACAACCGCGAGTGGGAGTTCCAGAAGCTGGGCCGCTAG